In Aliarcobacter faecis, a genomic segment contains:
- a CDS encoding Dps family protein yields MSNVVTQLKQIQSDAHALYIKIHNYHWNVKGMDFHPVHSYTEGLYNQMSVLYDDMAERTIILGEKPFLTLDELIKATKIKTETADSFKSREIVEKIIVDFEYLLKAFKNLSQSASEVTDKGTEAFADEKVAKLEKDLWMLNSMLK; encoded by the coding sequence ATGTCAAACGTAGTAACACAATTAAAACAAATTCAATCAGATGCTCATGCACTGTATATAAAAATTCATAACTATCATTGGAATGTAAAAGGTATGGATTTTCATCCTGTTCATTCATATACAGAAGGTCTTTACAATCAAATGTCAGTTTTATATGATGATATGGCTGAAAGAACAATAATTTTAGGTGAAAAACCTTTTTTAACTTTAGATGAATTAATAAAAGCTACAAAAATCAAAACTGAAACTGCTGATAGCTTTAAATCAAGAGAGATTGTAGAAAAAATAATCGTAGATTTTGAATACTTATTAAAAGCTTTCAAAAATCTAAGTCAAAGTGCAAGTGAAGTTACAGATAAAGGAACAGAAGCATTTGCAGATGAAAAAGTTGCAAAACTTGAAAAAGATTTATGGATGCTAAATAGTATGCTTAAATAA
- a CDS encoding efflux RND transporter permease subunit, whose amino-acid sequence MIAKFFIFRPIFAWVISLIIMISGVISLYILPIEQYPDIVPPQININASYSGADAKTVENSVTQIIEQQLTGLDGMIYFSSSSSSAGSSRIRITFSQEIDADIAQVQVQNKVNQIISRLPEDVQRQGVRVFKSQSDFLMMASVYDSTGKAEKTDISDFLVSNLQDSISRIEGVGDVQVFGGQYAMRIWLDPYKLESYNLIPKDVENAILAQNSQASAGRLGAMPTLDNQQLSVVVTARSMFQTVPEFENIVLKSNLDGSIVRIKDIARVEIGAQNYSNVTALNGFPASGISIQLASGANAVATSNRVKEFLKESESILPEGYKIAYPRDTTHFIKASINEVVKTLIEAIVLVVLVMFLFLKSFRATLIPAIAVPVVLLGTFAVLNIFGYTINTLTMFALVLAIGLLVDDAIVVVENVERNMNEKGLNAKEATILSMNEVTSALIGITTVLSVVFLPMAFFSGSTGIIYRQFSITIISSMVLSVIVALTLTPALCSTILKPHNKKEEKRSGFFFWFDNKFENFTNRYKSWVEKLLFAPKRWMMFYLIIILSSSYIFIKLPTSFLPKEDQGSLMVQYTLPVGAVAQRTVDVANIVRDYFMQEESEALNTIFTISGFSSRSSGQNVGTAYVSLQNWDLRDKNNHVDEISKRATKAFNDPKSKYFIRDARVFTINPSVIQGLGSSDGFEFQLLASSNLSREELKDAKDRLIQEANNNPKISSIRADGTEESPQLKISYDTNKALALGINIKDIDTTLSAAWGGSYVNDYIDRTRVKRVYIQGDAPFRSTPEDLYKWKVRNSNGNMTAFSEFSSFSWVYAPEELTRFNGFISYEIQGSAAEKVSSGDAMNEMDSMASKLGNGIMHAYSGASYQEKIASNQTLILYSISLLVVFLCLAALYESWSVPFSVLLVVPLGVLGAVLAIFLRDLSNDVYFQVALLAVMGLASKNAILIVEFINSAYKDGMDLFEAAIKGAKLRLRPIIMTSLAFIAGIIPLAISSGAGANSRIAIGTAILGGTISATILAIFFVPLFFIIIKKLFSKEVKNV is encoded by the coding sequence ATGATTGCTAAATTTTTTATTTTTAGACCAATATTTGCTTGGGTAATTTCACTTATTATTATGATTAGTGGTGTAATCAGCCTTTATATTTTACCAATAGAACAATATCCTGATATTGTACCACCCCAAATAAATATAAATGCTTCATATTCAGGAGCTGATGCTAAAACTGTAGAAAATAGTGTAACTCAAATCATAGAACAACAACTAACAGGACTTGATGGAATGATTTATTTCTCTTCTAGTTCAAGCTCTGCTGGAAGTTCAAGAATAAGAATCACTTTTAGTCAAGAAATAGATGCAGATATTGCACAAGTTCAAGTTCAAAATAAAGTAAATCAAATAATATCAAGACTTCCAGAAGATGTACAAAGACAAGGGGTTAGAGTTTTTAAATCACAAAGTGATTTTCTAATGATGGCCAGTGTATATGATTCAACAGGGAAAGCTGAAAAAACAGATATTAGTGACTTTTTAGTAAGTAATTTACAAGATAGTATTTCAAGAATTGAAGGTGTTGGTGATGTACAGGTTTTTGGTGGGCAATATGCTATGAGAATTTGGCTAGACCCATACAAACTTGAAAGTTATAACTTAATTCCAAAAGATGTAGAAAATGCAATTTTAGCCCAAAATTCACAAGCTAGTGCGGGAAGATTAGGAGCTATGCCTACACTTGACAATCAACAACTATCTGTTGTTGTAACAGCAAGAAGTATGTTTCAAACTGTTCCAGAGTTTGAAAATATTGTTTTAAAATCAAATTTAGATGGAAGTATTGTTAGGATTAAAGATATTGCAAGAGTTGAAATAGGAGCTCAAAACTATAGTAATGTTACAGCATTAAATGGTTTCCCAGCTTCAGGTATTTCAATACAACTAGCAAGTGGGGCAAATGCTGTTGCTACTTCAAATAGAGTAAAAGAGTTTTTAAAAGAGTCTGAATCTATTTTACCAGAAGGTTATAAAATAGCATATCCAAGAGATACTACTCATTTTATCAAAGCTTCAATAAATGAGGTTGTAAAAACTTTAATTGAAGCGATAGTTTTAGTTGTTTTAGTAATGTTTTTATTTTTAAAAAGTTTTAGAGCAACACTTATTCCAGCCATTGCAGTACCTGTTGTACTTTTAGGAACTTTTGCTGTTTTAAATATATTTGGATACACAATAAATACTCTCACAATGTTTGCACTTGTTTTAGCAATAGGACTTTTAGTTGATGATGCTATTGTTGTAGTTGAAAATGTTGAAAGAAATATGAATGAAAAAGGCTTAAATGCTAAAGAGGCAACAATTTTATCTATGAATGAAGTAACTAGTGCTTTAATAGGAATTACAACTGTTTTATCTGTAGTATTTTTACCTATGGCATTTTTTAGTGGTTCAACAGGAATAATATATAGACAATTCTCAATTACAATTATCTCATCTATGGTTTTATCTGTTATTGTTGCCTTAACTTTAACTCCAGCACTATGTTCAACTATCTTAAAACCTCATAATAAAAAGGAAGAAAAGAGAAGTGGATTCTTCTTTTGGTTTGATAATAAATTTGAGAACTTTACAAATAGATATAAATCTTGGGTAGAAAAACTACTTTTTGCTCCAAAAAGATGGATGATGTTCTATCTTATTATTATTCTATCTTCTAGCTATATTTTTATAAAACTTCCTACAAGCTTTTTACCAAAAGAGGATCAAGGAAGCCTTATGGTTCAATATACATTACCTGTTGGTGCCGTTGCACAAAGAACAGTTGATGTAGCAAATATCGTAAGAGACTATTTTATGCAAGAAGAGAGTGAGGCTTTAAATACTATTTTTACAATTTCTGGATTTAGTAGTAGAAGTAGTGGTCAGAATGTAGGAACTGCTTATGTATCTTTGCAAAATTGGGATTTAAGAGATAAAAATAATCATGTTGATGAAATCTCAAAAAGAGCAACAAAAGCTTTTAATGACCCAAAAAGTAAATATTTCATAAGAGATGCTAGAGTATTTACTATAAATCCTAGTGTTATTCAAGGACTAGGGTCTAGTGATGGTTTTGAGTTCCAACTACTTGCTAGTTCAAATTTAAGTAGAGAAGAGTTAAAAGATGCAAAAGATAGATTAATTCAAGAAGCAAATAATAACCCAAAAATAAGCTCAATAAGAGCAGATGGAACAGAAGAATCTCCTCAACTTAAAATCTCTTATGATACAAATAAAGCTTTAGCTTTAGGTATTAATATAAAAGATATAGATACAACTTTAAGTGCAGCTTGGGGTGGAAGTTATGTAAATGACTATATTGATAGAACAAGGGTAAAAAGAGTTTATATTCAAGGAGATGCACCTTTTAGAAGTACTCCTGAAGATTTATACAAATGGAAAGTAAGAAATAGTAATGGAAATATGACTGCTTTTAGTGAATTTAGCTCTTTTTCTTGGGTTTATGCACCAGAAGAGCTTACACGATTTAATGGTTTTATCTCTTATGAAATTCAAGGTAGTGCAGCAGAGAAAGTTAGTTCAGGAGATGCTATGAATGAGATGGATAGTATGGCTTCAAAATTAGGAAATGGAATAATGCATGCATATAGTGGAGCTTCATATCAAGAGAAAATTGCAAGTAATCAAACACTAATTTTATACTCTATCTCTCTTTTAGTTGTCTTTTTATGTTTAGCTGCTCTTTATGAGAGTTGGAGTGTTCCATTTTCTGTTTTACTCGTTGTTCCATTAGGAGTTTTAGGTGCTGTTTTAGCAATATTTTTACGAGATTTAAGTAATGATGTATATTTTCAAGTAGCACTTTTAGCTGTTATGGGATTAGCTAGTAAAAATGCCATCTTAATAGTTGAATTTATAAATAGTGCATATAAAGATGGAATGGATTTATTTGAAGCTGCAATAAAAGGGGCAAAACTAAGATTAAGACCTATAATTATGACTTCATTAGCTTTTATTGCAGGTATCATTCCTCTTGCTATTTCAAGTGGAGCTGGGGCAAATAGTAGAATTGCAATAGGAACTGCAATTTTAGGAGGAACAATAAGTGCCACAATTTTAGCAATATTTTTTGTACCACTATTTTTTATAATTATTAAAAAACTATTTTCAAAAGAGGTAAAAAATGTTTAA
- a CDS encoding efflux RND transporter periplasmic adaptor subunit: MKSIKTTFLLFFITLFLSSCEQKEQSKTQNQIPIEVGFINIKKEPVYLQIELLGKVKAKEIALIRPQISGIIEKQLFREGSFVKQGDILYKIDSATYKANVNQAEALLNSAKANLQSLEAKNKRAEELIKFDGISKQEVDDIKASKLQAIALVKQREAELESAKIDLNRCEIKAPISGYIGISNVTVGALVNANQSEELANIKDTKTVFVDLTLSYNEILNLKNLMNFEDNMNVTLKFDDNKDYGIKGKLEAKELSVDESSQTVTLRAVFSNPNNLLLSGMFVKATLESQNKIDAFLVPQQAVLRDQKANPIITLITNENKTITKILKTQRAIDNKWLVLDGINQEDKIIVEGLNKINSRSVVIPKDLNTQDKD; this comes from the coding sequence TTGAAATCTATTAAAACCACTTTTTTACTATTTTTTATAACACTTTTTTTAAGTTCTTGTGAACAAAAAGAACAATCAAAAACACAAAATCAAATACCCATTGAAGTTGGCTTTATAAATATCAAAAAAGAGCCTGTATATTTACAAATTGAACTTTTAGGAAAGGTTAAAGCAAAAGAGATTGCACTTATAAGACCCCAAATTAGTGGTATTATAGAGAAACAACTTTTTCGTGAAGGAAGCTTTGTAAAACAAGGGGATATTTTATATAAAATTGATAGTGCAACATATAAAGCAAATGTAAATCAAGCTGAAGCTTTATTAAATAGTGCAAAAGCAAATCTACAAAGTCTTGAAGCAAAAAATAAAAGAGCAGAAGAGTTGATAAAATTTGATGGTATTTCAAAACAAGAAGTTGATGATATAAAAGCTTCAAAGCTTCAAGCAATTGCCTTAGTAAAACAAAGAGAGGCTGAACTTGAAAGTGCAAAAATAGATCTAAATAGATGTGAGATAAAAGCACCAATTAGTGGATATATTGGTATATCAAATGTAACAGTTGGAGCATTAGTAAATGCAAATCAAAGTGAAGAGTTAGCAAATATAAAAGATACAAAAACAGTTTTTGTAGATTTAACACTATCTTATAATGAGATTTTAAATCTAAAAAACCTTATGAATTTTGAAGATAATATGAATGTAACACTTAAATTTGATGACAATAAAGATTATGGTATAAAAGGAAAACTTGAAGCAAAAGAGTTAAGTGTTGATGAAAGCAGTCAAACTGTAACCTTACGAGCTGTTTTTTCTAATCCAAATAATCTTTTACTATCTGGAATGTTTGTAAAAGCAACACTTGAAAGCCAAAATAAAATTGATGCCTTTTTAGTACCTCAACAAGCAGTTTTAAGGGACCAAAAAGCAAATCCAATAATTACTTTAATAACTAATGAAAATAAAACTATAACAAAAATATTAAAAACACAAAGAGCGATAGATAATAAATGGCTAGTTTTAGATGGAATAAATCAAGAAGATAAGATTATTGTTGAAGGATTAAACAAAATAAATAGTAGAAGTGTAGTTATCCCAAAAGATTTAAATACTCAAGATAAAGATTAA
- a CDS encoding HAD family hydrolase, translated as MQKKTTLIFDLDGTLLNSIDDIAICMNEVLKSLNLKTYEIDEYKYFVGYGVDVLVDNVLKDNLSLKNELSKRFKELYDDNLHKNTKPYDGIFELLDELVKLDCNLAVLSNKPDFMTKKYVKEIFKNYPFIEIHGQKADVPKKPDPIAAINIAKSLNIPCEDIYFVGDTKVDMQTAKSSNMKAIGVLWGFRGEKELKENGADFIVKHPLEILKIIKE; from the coding sequence ATGCAAAAAAAAACTACTTTAATTTTTGATTTAGATGGAACTTTACTAAATTCTATAGATGATATTGCAATTTGCATGAACGAAGTTTTAAAAAGTTTAAATTTAAAAACATATGAAATAGATGAATATAAATATTTTGTTGGTTATGGAGTTGATGTTCTAGTTGATAATGTATTAAAAGATAATTTGTCATTAAAAAATGAGCTATCAAAAAGATTTAAAGAGCTTTATGATGATAATCTTCATAAAAATACAAAACCTTATGATGGAATTTTTGAGCTTTTAGATGAACTTGTAAAATTAGATTGTAATTTAGCAGTTTTATCAAATAAACCTGATTTTATGACAAAAAAATATGTAAAAGAGATTTTTAAAAATTATCCTTTTATAGAAATTCATGGACAAAAAGCTGATGTACCAAAAAAACCAGACCCAATAGCAGCAATAAATATTGCAAAATCTTTAAATATTCCTTGTGAAGATATATATTTTGTAGGTGATACAAAAGTAGATATGCAAACAGCAAAAAGTTCAAATATGAAAGCAATTGGCGTTTTATGGGGATTTAGAGGTGAAAAAGAGTTAAAAGAGAATGGTGCTGATTTTATTGTAAAACACCCTTTAGAGATTTTAAAAATTATAAAAGAATAG
- a CDS encoding methyl-accepting chemotaxis protein, which yields MFTFNNISTRKKLLFFPTLFIFIVISSATIYKYFSDYAIERTNIAIITEELVQSNLKGRISVYQFLRTPTEQNQKLVLSNFNNLIVDISKLKDSLVSQENQKICDNIINHTKDYIELFKSFSQDKIVNSLNQEPETNNILQKIAQMVKIGLNLEEEIMQINQSSIKLRDSAYSSLNTDLLILSVVAITIFILFSILISNSIINSIESFKEGLLKFFSYLNRESKEINLINISSKDEFGEMSKVVNENILKTQKGIEEDRILIDETIAVLSEFEQGDLCQRLNLSVKNPALMELKSILNKMADNLENNIDSVLNILEKYSNYNYLDKIPTYNLKQHLLKLSNGVNTLGDSITQMLIDNKTNGLTLKNSADLLLVNVDTLNISSNEAATSLEETAAALEEITSNIRNNTENIQKMAILSHNVTTSANQGETLANQTSLAMDDINIQVNLIKEAIGIIDNIAFQTNILSLNAAVEAATAGEAGKGFAVVAGEVRNLASRSAEAAKEIKDIVELATKKANEGKNIASNMIIGYKELNLNISETMDLIDDIQNASKEQLTGIEQINDAVNRLDSQTQNNAMVASQAHNVATSTGEISKIIVEYADKNEFIGKDLITFENGGGI from the coding sequence ATGTTTACCTTTAATAATATCAGTACAAGGAAGAAATTACTGTTTTTTCCAACATTATTTATTTTTATTGTTATAAGTTCAGCAACAATCTATAAATATTTTAGTGATTATGCAATTGAAAGAACAAATATTGCAATTATCACAGAAGAGCTTGTACAAAGTAATTTAAAAGGAAGAATCTCTGTTTATCAATTTTTGAGAACTCCAACAGAACAAAATCAAAAATTAGTTTTAAGCAATTTTAATAATTTGATTGTAGATATATCAAAACTTAAAGATAGTTTAGTAAGCCAAGAGAATCAAAAGATTTGTGATAATATTATAAATCATACTAAAGATTATATTGAACTTTTTAAAAGTTTCTCTCAAGATAAAATAGTAAATTCTTTAAATCAAGAACCAGAGACAAACAATATTTTACAAAAAATTGCCCAAATGGTGAAAATTGGATTAAATCTTGAAGAAGAGATTATGCAGATAAATCAAAGTTCAATAAAACTTAGAGATAGTGCTTACTCATCTTTAAATACAGATTTATTAATTTTAAGTGTAGTAGCTATTACTATATTTATATTATTCTCTATACTTATTTCTAACTCTATTATTAATTCTATAGAGAGCTTTAAAGAGGGATTATTAAAATTTTTCTCTTATTTAAATAGAGAATCTAAAGAGATAAACCTAATAAATATTAGTTCAAAAGATGAATTTGGAGAGATGTCAAAAGTAGTAAATGAAAATATCTTAAAAACTCAAAAAGGAATAGAAGAAGATAGAATATTAATAGACGAAACAATAGCAGTTTTAAGTGAATTTGAACAAGGTGATTTATGCCAAAGATTAAATCTAAGTGTTAAAAATCCTGCTTTAATGGAGCTAAAATCAATTTTAAATAAAATGGCAGATAACTTAGAAAATAATATTGATAGTGTTTTAAATATCTTAGAAAAATATAGTAACTATAACTACTTAGATAAAATACCAACATATAATCTAAAACAACACCTTTTAAAACTATCAAATGGTGTAAATACATTGGGTGATTCAATAACACAAATGTTAATTGATAATAAAACAAATGGTTTAACTTTAAAAAATAGTGCTGACTTACTTTTAGTAAATGTGGATACATTAAATATATCTTCAAATGAAGCTGCTACAAGTTTAGAAGAGACTGCTGCTGCACTTGAAGAGATAACTTCTAATATTAGAAATAATACTGAAAATATTCAGAAAATGGCTATTTTATCACATAATGTTACAACTTCTGCAAATCAAGGAGAAACATTAGCAAATCAAACTTCTCTAGCAATGGATGATATAAATATACAGGTAAATTTAATAAAAGAAGCTATAGGAATTATAGATAATATAGCTTTTCAAACAAATATTCTATCTCTTAATGCTGCTGTTGAAGCAGCAACAGCAGGAGAAGCAGGAAAAGGATTTGCTGTTGTTGCTGGAGAAGTTAGAAATTTAGCAAGTAGAAGTGCTGAAGCTGCAAAAGAGATAAAAGATATAGTTGAACTTGCCACAAAAAAGGCAAATGAAGGGAAGAATATAGCTTCAAATATGATTATAGGGTATAAAGAGCTTAATTTAAATATTTCAGAAACTATGGATTTAATAGATGATATTCAAAATGCATCAAAAGAACAATTAACAGGAATTGAACAGATAAATGATGCTGTAAATAGACTTGATAGTCAAACTCAAAACAATGCAATGGTAGCCTCTCAAGCACATAATGTAGCAACTTCAACTGGTGAAATTTCAAAAATAATAGTTGAATATGCTGATAAAAACGAGTTTATTGGAAAAGATTTAATAACTTTTGAAAATGGTGGTGGAATTTAA
- a CDS encoding multidrug effflux MFS transporter: protein MKKSINHIYLIVLISILSSVAPMGVDTYLPSIPEIAKYFEVNIHKVELSLAIFLIGFSIGQIFGGPISDRYGRRFGSIIGLLGYAIFSFLIIFSSNIYELWVYRFLEAFFGGITVVNAAAAVRDRFNGQEAAKVFSLIGMVRSLAPLLAPVIGAFIIHFFPWEGVFIFLTIYALLVAFFIYKDLPESFVYVKQSIFESYKIVLTHKTAMKAMLVLALSFGGFFIIISKTSFIYIEYFHISTDYFPLFFGINFIILIFMIKVNVNLLKKYKALNIIKSALLIQIIVGIIFILIHKEMNLVLMVIILACYMSMMAFIFGNCMSLAIEHFSKNAGVASGVIGVLQFGLGALISSLTLNFHDEGFFIISISITIISFISFLIIRSYK, encoded by the coding sequence ATGAAAAAATCAATTAATCATATATATTTAATAGTTTTAATATCTATTTTATCATCAGTTGCTCCTATGGGAGTTGATACTTATTTACCTTCTATTCCAGAAATTGCGAAATATTTTGAAGTAAATATCCATAAAGTTGAATTATCTTTAGCAATTTTTTTAATAGGGTTCTCAATTGGACAGATATTTGGTGGTCCAATATCTGATAGGTATGGAAGAAGATTTGGCTCAATTATTGGGCTTTTAGGATATGCAATTTTTAGTTTTTTAATCATTTTTAGTTCAAATATCTATGAACTTTGGGTTTATAGATTTTTAGAAGCATTCTTTGGTGGAATTACAGTTGTAAATGCAGCTGCTGCGGTAAGAGATAGATTTAACGGGCAAGAAGCAGCAAAAGTTTTTTCACTTATTGGAATGGTAAGAAGTTTAGCACCTCTTTTAGCACCTGTTATTGGAGCTTTTATTATTCACTTTTTCCCTTGGGAAGGTGTTTTTATATTTTTAACAATTTATGCTTTACTTGTTGCATTTTTTATTTACAAAGATTTACCAGAGAGTTTTGTCTATGTAAAACAGTCTATTTTTGAATCATATAAAATAGTTTTAACTCATAAAACTGCAATGAAAGCTATGTTAGTTTTGGCTTTAAGTTTTGGTGGATTTTTTATTATTATTTCAAAAACATCATTTATATATATTGAATATTTTCATATTTCAACAGACTATTTTCCTCTATTCTTTGGTATAAATTTTATTATTCTAATTTTTATGATAAAAGTAAATGTTAATTTACTAAAAAAATATAAAGCTTTAAATATCATAAAAAGTGCTCTTTTAATCCAAATTATTGTTGGAATAATCTTTATTCTAATTCATAAAGAGATGAACTTAGTTTTAATGGTAATTATACTTGCTTGTTATATGAGTATGATGGCATTTATTTTTGGAAATTGTATGTCTCTTGCTATTGAACATTTCTCAAAAAATGCTGGAGTTGCAAGTGGTGTTATTGGTGTCTTACAATTTGGGCTGGGAGCATTAATCTCTTCTCTTACTTTAAACTTTCATGATGAAGGGTTCTTTATAATATCTATAAGTATTACAATAATCTCTTTTATATCTTTTTTAATAATTCGTAGCTATAAATAG
- a CDS encoding efflux transporter outer membrane subunit, producing the protein MFKKSLSLSFFTLFFTSCVSMAPNLELNNSDIIPNSFKNYQQIEKSENISLDNFLIDENLKSIVNLVLENNKDLKIALLRVEESKSLYRIEESNLYPKIDANGNFSREKKDEVIKNSYKATVGTVFELDLFGKNRSLNDTAKNSFFATQYALDSTKLALISQTINSYLSLASNLENLALQKEINLNLNSVYELTNKKFQAGVISKEDVLSSLAMLKESQNQIITYENLVQIDINSLELLLGSNLNEKLIPNSLKKDDSYVALLKAGINSNILLNRPDIKELEYKLRAKNANIGVARAAFFPNITLTAQTGFASSSLNNLFSNSNSFWQLSPSINIPIFSAGENSAKLNLSHTQKEIALNEYQKGIQTAFKEVNDALVIRKNIYTKLQNQKELTKVVEDAYNIALNSYKIGYGSYLNMLIAQKAYINSQKNLVQTYLEELENRVEIFKTLGGSF; encoded by the coding sequence ATGTTTAAAAAATCTCTAAGTCTCTCATTTTTTACCCTATTCTTTACCTCTTGTGTATCAATGGCTCCAAATTTAGAGTTAAATAATAGTGATATTATTCCAAATAGCTTTAAAAACTATCAACAAATAGAAAAGAGTGAAAATATAAGCTTAGATAACTTTTTAATAGATGAAAATCTAAAATCTATTGTAAATTTAGTTTTAGAAAATAACAAAGATTTAAAAATAGCTCTTTTAAGAGTGGAAGAGTCAAAATCACTTTATAGAATTGAAGAGTCAAATTTATATCCAAAAATAGATGCAAATGGAAATTTTAGTAGAGAAAAAAAAGATGAAGTTATAAAAAATAGCTATAAAGCAACGGTTGGAACAGTTTTTGAACTTGATTTATTTGGAAAAAATAGAAGTTTGAATGATACTGCAAAAAATAGCTTTTTTGCTACACAATATGCATTAGATTCTACAAAATTAGCTCTTATTTCACAAACTATAAACTCTTATTTAAGCCTAGCTAGTAATCTTGAAAATCTAGCTTTACAAAAAGAGATAAACCTAAATCTAAATAGTGTTTATGAATTAACTAATAAGAAATTTCAAGCTGGAGTTATAAGTAAAGAAGATGTTCTTTCTAGTCTTGCTATGTTAAAAGAGAGTCAAAATCAGATAATAACTTATGAAAATCTAGTGCAAATTGATATAAACTCTCTTGAGTTATTATTAGGTTCAAATCTAAACGAAAAATTAATTCCAAATAGTTTAAAAAAAGATGATAGTTATGTTGCTTTACTTAAAGCGGGAATTAACTCAAATATACTTTTAAATAGACCAGATATTAAAGAGCTTGAATATAAATTAAGAGCAAAGAATGCAAATATTGGTGTAGCTAGAGCTGCTTTTTTCCCAAATATTACTCTAACAGCACAAACAGGATTTGCAAGTTCAAGTTTAAATAATCTCTTCTCAAATTCAAATAGTTTTTGGCAACTAAGCCCATCAATTAATATTCCAATTTTTAGTGCTGGTGAAAATAGTGCTAAACTAAATTTAAGCCATACACAAAAAGAGATTGCTTTAAATGAGTATCAAAAAGGGATTCAAACAGCATTTAAAGAGGTAAATGATGCCTTAGTTATTAGAAAAAATATCTATACAAAATTACAAAATCAAAAAGAGCTTACAAAAGTGGTTGAAGATGCTTATAATATAGCTTTAAACTCATATAAAATTGGGTATGGAAGTTATTTAAATATGTTAATTGCACAAAAAGCTTATATAAATTCTCAAAAAAATTTAGTACAAACCTATTTAGAAGAGTTAGAAAATAGAGTTGAAATTTTTAAAACTTTGGGTGGGAGTTTTTAA